One Solea senegalensis isolate Sse05_10M linkage group LG3, IFAPA_SoseM_1, whole genome shotgun sequence genomic window carries:
- the LOC122765875 gene encoding kelch repeat-containing protein, with protein MDDFGVYAVFGLNAPPQKLLSADGSRRVCVAVPPTVHQVVLFSSGPWGERVCVNAELNDAERIPITIGKLTPYNRCLSWEQWEEETWTESVTLNVTLEGGDMSKAGRSEPELILAVKEYTPKDTTVPPASREPNGKRKRGRTVEDGDHQTKVAEAGEDENVCPNGTVEKTTPVRKPRGQSRGGQKLFSGGADAAKMKGKANGAEEVQRIVGQTPPQSASRTKSKQAKTPTQTVAPVSPSGRWGQTLCPVDAQTAILIGGQGARMQFCKDPMWKLCTEDMSWMAAETLAEGPTPEARIGHTAVHDPDSKRIFVFGGSKNKKWFNDVHILDTQSWKWTMVEAQGKVPPLAYHSCSMFRGELFVLGGVFPRPNPEPDGCSDSLYIFDPHLSIWYEPIVTGDKPSPRSGHSACVMQGRKIYVFGGWDTPVCYNDMYMLDLGLMEFAAVKTTGKAPSPRSWHGSAVLSDTKFLIHGGYNGNNALSDTFIFDIDTNSWTEVKLPQLSVPRAGHCLITMDTVGHHRFSEDDEDVDMDFVGKTLLVFGGGDNEGNFYSDLTTVAVEELLSSI; from the exons ATGGATGATTTCGGGGTTTATGCGGTGTTTGGATTAAACGCTCCACCTCAAAAGCTGTTAAG CGCTGACGGGTCTCGCAGGGTGTGTGTCGCAGTTCCGCCGACTGTCCACCAGGTGGTGCTGTTCAGCAGCGGGCCATGGGGTGAGAGGGTGTGCGTAAACGCGGAGCTCAACGATGCTGAGCGGATCCCCATCACCATCGGCAAACTGACTCCTTACAACAG GTGTCTGTCATGGGAACAGTGGGAAGAGGAGACGTGGACAGAAAGTGTCACACTGAATGTCACTCTGGAGGGAGGAGACATG tcgaAAGCGGGTCGGTCAGAACCAGAACTCATCCTCGCAGTGAAGGAATACACACCAAAG GACACCACGGTTCCTCCCGCCTCGCGAGAGCCCAACggcaagaggaaaagaggacgGACGGTAGAGGACGGTGATCACCAGACTAAGGTGGCAGAGGCAGGCGAAGATGAGAATGTGTGTCCAAATGGAACAGTGGAGAAGACCACACCTGTGCGAAAACCCAGAGGGCAAAGCAGAGGGGGGCAGAAGCTGTTCAGCGGTGGAGCAGACGCAGCAAAGATGAAGGGAAAAG CTAATGGAGCAGAAGAGGTCCAGAGGATTGTGGGTCAGACGCCTCCTCAGAGCGCATCAAGGACAAAGAGTAAACAGGCCAAGACTCCCACACAGACCG TCGCTCCAGTGAGCCCGTCGGGTCGATGGGGACAGACTCTTTGCCCCGTCGATGCTCAGACAGCGATTCTGATCGGAGGACAGGGAGCCAGGATGCAGTTCTGTAAAGATCCTATGTGGAAGCTGTGCACAG AGGACATGTCCTGGATGGCGGCAGAGACTCTCGCAGAAGGTCCAACCCCCGAGGCCAGGATTGGCCACACAGCCGTCCACGACCCCGACTCGAAGCGGATCTTTGTATTCGGAGGCTCCAAAAACAAGAAGTGGTTCAACGATGTTCACATTCTGGACACACAGAGCTGGAAGTGGACTatggtggag GCTCAAGGTAAGGTGCCACCTCTGGCGTACCACAGCTGCAGCATGTTTCGGGGGGAACTCTTCGTACTGGGAGGAGTTTTTCCTCGTCCAAACCCGGAGCCAGACGGCTGCAGCGACTCACTGTACATCTTCGATCCCCACCTCTCCATCTGGTACGAACCCATTGTGACGGGCGACAAACCTTCTCCCCGCTCAGG TCACTCTGCGTGTGTGATGCAGGGGAGGAAGATCTATGTGTTTGGAGGATGGGACACTCCTGTCTGCTACAATGACATGTACATGTTGGACCTtg GTCTGATGGAGtttgctgctgtgaaaacaacTGGTAAAGCCCCGTCTCCTCGGAG ctgGCATGGCAGCGCTGTGCTCTCAGACACAAAGTTTCTCATCCACGGAGGTTACAACGGAAACAACGCTCTCAGTGACACCTTCATCTTTGACATAG ACACCAACAGCTGGACAGAAGTGAAGCTCCCTCAGCTCTCTGTACCCCGGGCGGGTCATTGCCTCATCACCATGGATACAGTCGGTCACCACCGTTTCTCGGAGGACGATGAAGACGTCGACATGGACTTTGTCGGCAAAACTCTGCTGGTGTTTGGAGGCGGTGACAACGAGGGCAACTTCTACTCGGACCTGACAACTGTTGCCGTGGAGGAACTGCTCAGTTCtatttaa